The following coding sequences are from one Nicotiana tabacum cultivar K326 chromosome 1, ASM71507v2, whole genome shotgun sequence window:
- the LOC107829972 gene encoding uncharacterized protein LOC107829972 has product MPGYANMMKDLMSRKFDYQDLDTVTLTQTCSAVVTRLIAKKFSDPESFTIPCTIGNFAFAKVGKFVFPAEFVILNCRVDEEIPTILGKLFLSNGRALIDYETGELKMRLNDEEITFNVQKCGDQVNLLIAL; this is encoded by the exons ATGCCTGGGTATGCAAatatgatgaaggacttgatgtcccgcaAGTTCGACTATCAAGACTTGGACACGGTTACACTGACTCAAACATGCAGTGCTGTTGTGACGAGACTCATAGCCAAGAAGTTTTCTGATCCAGAgagtttcacaatcccttgcacaaTAGGAAACTTTGCTTTTGCTAAG GTTGGGAAGTTTGTATTTCCAGCAGAATTTGTCATCCTTAACTGTCGGGTTGACGAGGAAATTCCCACAATTTTGGGAAAACTGTTCTTGTCCAATGGGAGAGCCTTAATTGATTATGAAACTGGAGAGCTCAAGATGAGATTAaacgatgaagagataacattcaatgtgcaaaAATGCGGAGACCAAGTGAATTTGCTAATTGCTCTTTAA